The Leptospira terpstrae serovar Hualin str. LT 11-33 = ATCC 700639 genome includes a region encoding these proteins:
- a CDS encoding RibD family protein produces the protein MKLSINMAMTLDGKVVRPDGRWYGLTSSEDKTQMDVYRSQSDAILVGKNSILNDNPIVKIRAIPNALNPRPVILVRKGTLPPDKHVFEESDHIPLIICTKSNLKEIKTSLENKAEIFALDSDDIDPKKVTGILKRKGYKNVLLEGGPKLNFSFLEADLVDRIYVTVVPFIIGKTGLAGIADRNSELPGFDKNSWTLKDHFAKGNEIFLVYEKG, from the coding sequence ATGAAATTATCGATCAATATGGCCATGACCTTGGACGGAAAGGTCGTTCGACCGGATGGTCGTTGGTATGGCCTTACTTCCAGCGAGGACAAAACCCAAATGGATGTCTACCGTTCGCAATCCGATGCGATCCTTGTAGGAAAAAACTCTATATTAAACGACAATCCTATCGTTAAAATCCGAGCCATACCCAATGCCCTAAACCCAAGGCCAGTCATTTTGGTTCGCAAAGGAACCCTGCCTCCAGACAAACATGTCTTTGAAGAATCCGACCATATCCCTCTCATCATTTGTACAAAATCGAATCTTAAAGAAATCAAAACCAGTCTCGAAAACAAAGCCGAAATTTTTGCATTGGATTCTGATGACATCGATCCCAAAAAAGTTACGGGGATTCTAAAACGAAAAGGATACAAAAATGTTCTTTTGGAAGGTGGGCCCAAACTCAATTTTTCCTTTTTAGAAGCAGACCTTGTGGATCGAATCTATGTCACGGTAGTTCCTTTTATCATCGGAAAAACCGGACTTGCGGGCATTGCCGATCGTAATTCTGAACTTCCAGGTTTTGATAAAAACAGTTGGACCCTCAAAGACCATTTTGCCAAAGGAAACGAAATTTTCCTCGTTTATGAAAAAGGCTAA
- a CDS encoding DoxX family protein: MFYKLLATNKDITLTILRVTLGVVILPHGAQKVLGAFGGYGFEGTMGFFTGQLGIPYILALLAIIAEFFGAIGLILGLLTRVAAFGIFATMVGATLLVHLPNGFFADKGGYEYQLLTFGLAIPLIIKGAGSFSLDDIIAHKIEG; the protein is encoded by the coding sequence ATGTTTTACAAATTACTCGCAACAAACAAAGACATTACACTCACCATCCTCCGTGTCACTCTCGGAGTTGTCATTCTTCCCCACGGAGCTCAAAAAGTTCTAGGTGCATTCGGTGGATACGGATTCGAAGGAACTATGGGTTTCTTTACAGGACAATTGGGCATTCCGTACATCTTAGCACTTCTTGCGATCATCGCTGAATTTTTTGGAGCTATTGGTCTAATCCTTGGACTATTGACTAGAGTTGCTGCTTTTGGAATTTTTGCAACGATGGTAGGAGCTACTCTACTCGTTCATTTGCCAAACGGATTCTTTGCTGACAAAGGTGGTTACGAATACCAACTTTTAACTTTTGGTTTGGCAATCCCACTGATCATTAAAGGTGCTGGTTCGTTTTCACTTGATGATATCATTGCCCATAAAATAGAAGGATAA
- the lpxD gene encoding UDP-3-O-(3-hydroxymyristoyl)glucosamine N-acyltransferase codes for MHSINLSTLQSLLPEAKFQNTNSIDSVSFTGLTSLSLASTNEISFVASKTFVNEAKASKARLLVVSEDMVDSLSEKALIIVPKVELATAKIIRQFFPEKQPTGKHSTQVAIDPTAKIGSNTDIGHFVTIGKDSVIGNDCIIEDGVKIGDRVHIGDGSRIGKNCVFFDDTIVGKRFIVFGNSSFGGDGFGFVFAEGKHNKIPQVGRVVIGDDVEVGSNCTIDRGALTDTTVGNGCKFDNMVHIAHNCKVGDHVIIAGQSGLAGSVTLGNYVIIGGACAISDHITLVEGTIIAGGSSLRTSPKTKDVYVGWDLGLTFPEFQKYRVNIKNIVNLNKWLKRIENIEKKVGIETKES; via the coding sequence ATGCACTCAATCAACCTATCTACTCTCCAGTCACTACTACCAGAAGCAAAATTTCAAAATACAAATAGTATTGATTCTGTTTCTTTTACTGGACTCACCTCACTTTCATTAGCTTCTACAAACGAAATTTCTTTTGTAGCATCCAAAACATTTGTAAATGAAGCAAAAGCTTCTAAAGCACGCCTTCTCGTTGTTTCTGAAGATATGGTAGACTCTCTTTCTGAAAAAGCTTTAATCATTGTACCCAAAGTAGAACTGGCTACGGCAAAAATCATACGTCAGTTTTTTCCAGAAAAACAACCTACAGGAAAACATAGTACGCAAGTTGCAATTGATCCTACTGCAAAAATTGGATCCAATACAGACATCGGACATTTTGTAACTATTGGTAAGGATTCTGTCATTGGTAATGACTGTATCATTGAAGATGGAGTAAAAATTGGAGACCGTGTTCATATTGGCGATGGTTCTCGAATTGGAAAAAACTGTGTTTTCTTTGATGATACGATTGTAGGAAAACGTTTTATCGTATTTGGTAATTCTAGTTTCGGTGGCGATGGGTTTGGTTTTGTTTTTGCAGAAGGAAAACACAACAAAATTCCCCAAGTTGGTCGTGTTGTGATTGGTGACGATGTAGAAGTCGGAAGCAATTGTACCATTGACCGCGGTGCTCTTACGGATACAACAGTCGGGAACGGATGTAAATTTGATAATATGGTTCATATTGCTCACAACTGTAAGGTAGGAGATCATGTCATCATTGCAGGTCAATCTGGTTTGGCTGGAAGTGTCACACTAGGAAACTATGTAATCATTGGTGGTGCTTGTGCTATTAGTGACCATATAACACTCGTTGAAGGAACCATCATTGCAGGTGGGTCTAGCCTCCGAACTTCTCCAAAAACAAAAGATGTTTATGTGGGCTGGGACTTAGGTCTTACTTTCCCAGAGTTCCAAAAGTATCGAGTGAATATCAAAAACATTGTGAACTTAAACAAATGGCTCAAACGCATTGAAAACATTGAAAAAAAAGTGGGAATCGAAACGAAAGAATCTTAA
- a CDS encoding LIC_13241 domain-containing protein: MNSLDLNDLPFLKEESLRVFHWLLAEYPKVGVQKSSKEESSNVHSKENLETQSEDQLETIELPTFPIRWKTEQMGKIFEWVVSDMGSVTLRLGGLEGNRRNPSPIFYLSLRKTDEGKFFWTDPEGNPILFPDPSIRKEIQNRIQLYVDSVS, from the coding sequence ATGAATTCACTTGATTTAAACGATTTACCATTTTTAAAAGAGGAATCACTTCGTGTCTTTCATTGGTTACTTGCAGAATATCCAAAGGTAGGGGTACAAAAGAGTTCCAAAGAAGAAAGTTCCAATGTACATTCTAAAGAAAACTTAGAAACTCAATCCGAGGATCAATTGGAAACAATAGAGCTTCCTACATTTCCTATCCGATGGAAAACGGAACAAATGGGGAAAATTTTCGAATGGGTAGTATCAGATATGGGTTCCGTGACACTTAGGTTAGGTGGTTTGGAAGGGAACCGGAGAAACCCTTCCCCCATTTTTTATTTGAGTCTTAGGAAAACGGATGAAGGGAAATTTTTTTGGACCGATCCGGAAGGAAATCCAATTCTTTTTCCTGATCCTTCTATTCGAAAAGAAATCCAAAACCGAATCCAACTGTATGTTGATTCGGTTTCTTAA
- the mazG gene encoding nucleoside triphosphate pyrophosphohydrolase translates to MNPPNFDSPLENLLALTADLRSPEGCPWDKEQTHLSVIPHLLEETYEVVDTIERGDDNHLKEELGDLLFQITFHSQLAKERGAFDFQDVANDVFQKLVFRHPHVYGNQSGIDSGEQVLTQWEELKQKEKENKGKIDSDKSILTAIPKALPAIQRSEKIQSKVTKQGFDWPTVSGVFEKFQEEIKELDTELKSQGSLNTKKLPYNERVEDELGDLFFLLVNLSRKLSIDPETCLRRANEKFESRFRIVEDLVTQTGKTLKDHSLEELDLFWDQAKLQLKAKSPITSTTDTKSQKNAGSVNQGSQP, encoded by the coding sequence GTGAACCCTCCTAATTTTGATTCTCCCTTGGAAAACTTACTTGCACTGACAGCGGATCTACGTAGCCCTGAGGGTTGTCCTTGGGACAAAGAACAGACCCATCTTTCTGTCATTCCTCATTTACTAGAAGAAACCTACGAAGTGGTAGATACCATCGAGCGGGGTGATGACAACCATCTAAAAGAAGAACTAGGAGATTTACTTTTCCAAATTACATTTCATAGCCAACTCGCCAAGGAACGGGGTGCCTTCGATTTCCAAGATGTCGCCAATGATGTATTCCAAAAATTAGTTTTTCGCCATCCTCATGTTTATGGAAACCAATCGGGAATAGATTCTGGGGAACAGGTACTTACCCAGTGGGAAGAACTAAAACAAAAGGAAAAAGAAAACAAAGGGAAAATAGATTCCGATAAAAGTATTCTTACCGCAATTCCGAAAGCACTCCCCGCAATTCAACGTTCCGAAAAAATACAAAGCAAAGTCACCAAACAAGGATTTGATTGGCCTACCGTTTCCGGAGTATTCGAAAAGTTTCAGGAAGAAATAAAAGAATTGGATACAGAACTAAAGTCCCAAGGTTCTTTAAATACTAAAAAACTACCTTATAACGAAAGAGTAGAAGATGAGTTAGGTGATTTGTTCTTCTTGTTAGTCAATTTATCCCGCAAACTTTCAATTGATCCAGAAACTTGTTTACGTAGGGCCAATGAAAAGTTTGAATCTAGATTTCGAATCGTAGAAGACTTGGTAACACAAACAGGAAAAACTTTGAAAGACCATTCTTTGGAAGAGCTAGATTTGTTTTGGGACCAAGCGAAGTTGCAATTAAAGGCAAAGTCTCCCATTACATCCACAACAGATACGAAATCTCAAAAAAATGCAGGTTCAGTGAACCAAGGTTCCCAACCTTAG
- a CDS encoding DUF6580 family putative transport protein gives MFQSRVSVAILMVIATVISRILPHPPNFTPILAVSLFSGAYLTDRRLALFVPILAMLVSDFFIGFHDLMPVVYGFMILAVLFGKQIGSSLTKSFGYTVVGSVVFFVLTNFAVWATSGMYPLDGTGLVTCFTLAIPFFQNSIAGDLVYSGILFGSMALLNRTVFVTAKQSA, from the coding sequence ATGTTCCAATCCCGTGTCTCCGTTGCCATCCTCATGGTGATCGCTACTGTCATCAGCCGTATCTTACCACACCCACCGAATTTTACGCCCATTTTGGCTGTTTCTTTGTTTTCGGGTGCCTATTTGACAGACAGACGACTTGCTCTTTTCGTTCCTATTTTGGCGATGTTAGTTTCCGATTTTTTTATTGGATTTCATGACCTCATGCCAGTTGTGTATGGATTTATGATTTTGGCAGTTCTCTTTGGAAAACAAATTGGATCTTCACTTACCAAATCCTTTGGGTATACGGTAGTTGGATCGGTTGTCTTCTTTGTTCTCACTAACTTTGCCGTTTGGGCGACGAGCGGAATGTATCCATTGGATGGAACTGGCCTTGTGACTTGTTTTACACTAGCCATTCCATTTTTTCAAAATTCGATTGCTGGTGACTTAGTGTATTCTGGAATCCTTTTCGGATCTATGGCCCTACTCAATAGAACCGTGTTTGTTACCGCAAAACAAAGCGCCTAA
- a CDS encoding alpha-L-glutamate ligase-like protein, with the protein MISLFKKFEEEGVLGINRRIGEYILPYNPREYYPLVDDKWKTAELARQFNVPMPYHYGVVDTFGGIRKTRELIQDRPGFVVKPANGGMGNGILVIASESEATNGLIRYHKVDERTLTEKELNHHISGILSGLYSLDGNSDTCILQERLECHSFFQEISFRGIPDIRVIVFLGYPVMAMLRLPTKESGGRANLHQGALGVGVDLRSGELTHSVCNDKIVHFHPDTKQTLSGRVLPHWETILEMASRCYDMSGLGYLGVDIVLDETRGPLLLEMNARPGLGIQIANRMGLLDRLRIVEKIKNSADGPKTRVHRMFQEL; encoded by the coding sequence GTGATCTCTCTTTTCAAAAAATTTGAAGAAGAGGGTGTTCTTGGAATCAACCGCCGAATCGGCGAATACATTTTACCTTATAATCCAAGAGAATACTATCCGTTAGTTGATGATAAATGGAAAACTGCCGAACTCGCAAGGCAGTTCAACGTTCCTATGCCTTATCATTATGGAGTTGTAGATACATTCGGGGGAATTCGTAAAACTAGGGAACTGATCCAAGACCGGCCTGGTTTTGTTGTGAAACCAGCAAACGGTGGTATGGGAAATGGAATCCTTGTGATAGCCAGTGAATCAGAGGCAACCAATGGTTTAATCCGTTACCATAAAGTAGATGAACGAACACTTACAGAAAAAGAACTTAACCATCATATCTCAGGGATTTTATCTGGTCTCTATTCTTTAGATGGGAACTCAGATACTTGTATATTACAAGAACGATTGGAATGCCACTCTTTCTTTCAAGAGATATCGTTTCGTGGAATACCAGACATACGTGTGATTGTATTTTTAGGTTATCCAGTGATGGCAATGTTACGTTTGCCGACTAAGGAATCAGGAGGAAGGGCAAACCTCCACCAAGGAGCCCTCGGTGTGGGAGTCGACCTTCGATCAGGAGAACTCACTCACTCAGTTTGTAATGATAAAATTGTTCATTTCCACCCAGACACAAAACAGACATTAAGTGGGCGTGTATTACCTCATTGGGAAACTATTTTAGAAATGGCATCTCGGTGTTACGATATGTCTGGACTCGGATATTTAGGTGTAGATATCGTACTCGATGAAACAAGAGGGCCACTTCTTTTGGAAATGAATGCAAGGCCAGGGCTTGGAATTCAAATTGCTAATCGAATGGGGCTTTTAGATCGTTTGCGGATTGTGGAGAAGATAAAGAATTCGGCAGATGGTCCTAAGACCCGTGTCCACCGAATGTTTCAAGAGTTGTAA
- a CDS encoding 7TM domain-containing protein produces MDRKTLITVSILMILPIVSILYKLNVAELSLLPVEVDDTVNLQVVILPKENVAISEVTFPIPKQFIQSRVLKSNTKVEDLDFRLQKKQYGHLGIWEGEDWNSSIGYYAKIKILPYSHSNPEPEIVPENKKQPSKEPYYLSLKNFSPEEIRLAKKLFEQIHPYDKDNVASAKQIYYFISEEVLNTTKEITLADTIRLNNGSAYTQAMLFSLLCRMKGIQTRTVAGFDLSKQNTKDNKSKLSFWNEIRIHGKWYFVSTYKNIFAHSVSGYLPLWKSVEERRSLGEEPATFRYTAYITKSNVNRYNFKEYSEEVASSNSFLRYYSLYSLPTPLQNLFRLVILIPIGALVLSVARNMIGIPTFGIFTPILLAMFFYETNLLFGISFFLLMIGLGFFERYALDKYYLLAVPRLSILLTITVITLILFSVLNEEISFFNQMSVTLFPIVITTIFIERFSIMIIEEGIMHSFVTLAGTLLIALISYMIFFFGSLQILFFTHPELLFVVIAIQILLGQYKGYRVSELFRFKEIFK; encoded by the coding sequence TTGGATCGTAAAACTTTAATTACTGTATCTATCCTGATGATTCTTCCGATTGTATCAATTCTTTATAAACTAAATGTTGCAGAATTATCACTTTTGCCTGTGGAAGTCGATGATACAGTTAATTTACAAGTAGTCATCCTCCCAAAAGAAAATGTGGCGATATCGGAAGTAACCTTTCCTATTCCAAAACAATTCATCCAATCTAGAGTTCTTAAATCTAATACCAAAGTGGAAGATCTAGATTTTCGACTACAGAAAAAACAGTATGGTCATTTGGGGATTTGGGAAGGAGAAGATTGGAATTCATCTATCGGATATTATGCGAAAATAAAAATTCTTCCATACTCTCATTCCAATCCGGAACCAGAAATTGTTCCAGAAAATAAAAAACAACCAAGTAAAGAGCCATACTACCTTTCTTTAAAAAACTTTTCTCCAGAAGAAATTCGTTTAGCTAAAAAATTATTTGAACAAATTCATCCCTACGACAAAGACAATGTTGCCTCCGCCAAACAAATATACTATTTTATTTCTGAAGAAGTTTTAAATACCACCAAGGAAATTACACTCGCAGATACAATTCGTCTGAATAATGGCAGTGCTTATACGCAAGCCATGTTATTTTCTTTGCTTTGTCGTATGAAGGGAATCCAAACACGGACAGTGGCTGGCTTTGATTTATCCAAACAAAACACAAAAGACAATAAGTCAAAACTGAGTTTTTGGAATGAAATCCGAATTCATGGGAAATGGTATTTTGTGTCTACTTACAAAAACATTTTTGCACATAGTGTCAGTGGATATCTACCACTATGGAAGTCTGTAGAAGAGAGGCGTTCCCTTGGTGAAGAACCGGCTACTTTTCGTTATACTGCTTATATTACTAAATCAAATGTAAATCGTTATAATTTTAAAGAATATAGCGAAGAAGTGGCCTCAAGTAATAGTTTTTTACGTTATTATTCTTTGTATAGCCTTCCCACACCTTTACAAAATTTGTTTCGTTTGGTGATTCTCATTCCTATCGGTGCTTTGGTTTTGTCTGTGGCCAGGAATATGATTGGGATTCCAACCTTTGGAATATTTACCCCTATATTACTTGCTATGTTTTTTTATGAGACGAATCTCCTCTTTGGGATTAGTTTTTTTCTTTTGATGATTGGGCTTGGTTTTTTTGAAAGGTATGCTTTGGATAAATATTATCTTTTGGCAGTTCCTAGGCTTTCTATTTTACTCACCATCACTGTCATTACGCTGATTTTATTTTCTGTTTTGAATGAAGAAATATCTTTTTTTAATCAGATGAGTGTGACTTTATTTCCGATTGTTATCACCACAATTTTTATTGAACGATTTTCGATTATGATCATTGAAGAAGGGATAATGCATTCCTTTGTGACTTTAGCGGGAACACTACTCATTGCACTAATCAGTTATATGATATTCTTTTTTGGATCCTTACAAATCCTCTTTTTTACTCATCCCGAATTGTTGTTTGTTGTGATAGCCATTCAGATTTTGCTTGGCCAATACAAAGGATACAGAGTTTCAGAACTTTTTCGATTTAAGGAAATATTTAAGTAG
- a CDS encoding ATP-dependent zinc protease family protein yields the protein MNLPSFHSRIFFRKFTYSFILFLILVLANCFGSKQIIEKKPDLHIKPIVIPPQYLKPIVGRVEWVEFPNWKLKLRARVDTGAKSCSIHAINIERVTENGEVFVLFDTFVDEKPVRLKSKFIKEAKVTSTSGISENRIIISELMKMGKYKEEVIINLNDRTNLTYPILIGRNFLMGKFLVDVSLSHALGD from the coding sequence ATGAACCTTCCCTCATTTCATTCGCGAATATTTTTTCGTAAATTCACATACTCATTTATATTATTTCTAATTCTGGTTTTGGCGAATTGTTTTGGTTCCAAACAAATCATCGAAAAAAAACCTGATTTACATATCAAACCGATTGTCATCCCTCCTCAATATTTAAAGCCAATTGTTGGGCGAGTGGAGTGGGTTGAATTTCCCAATTGGAAATTGAAACTTCGAGCCAGGGTAGACACTGGTGCTAAATCCTGTTCCATTCATGCGATTAATATAGAGAGAGTCACAGAAAATGGTGAAGTTTTTGTATTATTTGATACCTTCGTCGACGAAAAACCGGTTCGTTTAAAGAGTAAATTTATCAAAGAAGCAAAGGTGACTAGTACTTCCGGTATTTCTGAAAATAGAATCATTATCAGTGAATTGATGAAGATGGGAAAGTATAAGGAAGAAGTGATTATTAATTTAAATGACAGAACAAATCTGACTTATCCTATACTTATTGGCAGAAACTTCCTAATGGGTAAGTTTCTGGTAGATGTGTCTTTATCACATGCCTTAGGGGACTAG
- a CDS encoding chloride channel protein has product MGSNFGLKGVFSIQGPRSIYVYSLFIGLLSGFGAYGFNWALTWTESFTFGNLMGYDPGIPSGDLHFHSIGTVGPISPLWIVFLPAIGGLLVGIITSFFCMEAQGGGTDSLIYAFHFNEGKIQAKVPFYKALATILTLGSGGSGGKEGPTAQIGAGFGSSLAGFLGAGARARRTLMLAGTAGGLGAIFRAPLGGAITAVEMVYQEDIESDSLVPCILSSVTAYLTYTSIAGSGSIFSVQEYSLNDYRHIPLYILLGLLCYIVGYFFVKVYHLVQDVFSKLPLPNYLKPAFGGLIVGCIALLFPEVLGSGFGLIQRMINGEVLQSTSFGFSGPFFLLAVALFKVFSTSLTVGSGSSGGLLGPSFAIGGMLGAFVGSMAQVLFPELNIIIFPFLLVGMGSFFAGVARAPIAGMIMVCDMIGSYELLPPLMIVSVVAVVLSHRTSIYRNQIKNRFLSPSHHWDMNQDIMDRIRITDHFSEFRKYAMVSEHLSLTELQSNAPGIQASDFILVGSGEEYKGIVSLRKNRILPEFEADLKNLITCGEIVQDVPSVCTKDTLGKALRILLEYDVDKLAIVEDGKCLGYLRYIDLFNAYQNEVKNKQRKSV; this is encoded by the coding sequence ATGGGGTCAAATTTCGGTCTAAAGGGTGTGTTTTCTATCCAGGGACCGCGATCGATTTATGTCTATTCTCTATTCATTGGTCTGCTTTCTGGTTTTGGAGCTTATGGTTTCAACTGGGCCTTAACATGGACGGAATCCTTTACCTTCGGTAACCTAATGGGTTATGATCCGGGCATTCCTTCCGGGGATTTACACTTCCATTCCATTGGAACTGTTGGCCCAATTTCTCCTCTTTGGATTGTTTTTTTACCTGCCATCGGTGGTCTCCTTGTTGGAATCATCACTAGTTTCTTTTGTATGGAAGCCCAAGGAGGTGGAACAGATTCACTCATCTATGCATTCCATTTCAATGAAGGAAAAATTCAGGCCAAAGTTCCTTTTTATAAAGCGCTCGCCACTATACTTACGTTAGGTTCCGGAGGTTCGGGCGGAAAGGAAGGACCCACCGCACAAATTGGAGCTGGGTTTGGTTCCAGTTTGGCAGGTTTTCTCGGTGCAGGAGCTCGGGCTCGTAGGACATTGATGTTAGCCGGAACTGCGGGCGGCCTCGGTGCCATTTTTCGTGCTCCTTTAGGTGGTGCCATCACTGCGGTGGAAATGGTATACCAAGAAGATATCGAAAGTGATTCTCTAGTTCCTTGTATTCTTTCCTCGGTTACCGCTTATCTTACATATACAAGTATTGCGGGAAGTGGCTCTATATTTTCAGTACAAGAATATAGTCTGAATGATTATCGGCATATACCATTATACATTCTGCTTGGACTTCTTTGTTATATCGTTGGATATTTTTTTGTGAAAGTATATCATCTAGTTCAAGATGTATTTTCCAAACTTCCTTTGCCAAATTACTTAAAACCAGCGTTTGGTGGACTCATTGTCGGATGTATTGCTTTGTTGTTTCCTGAAGTATTAGGTTCTGGATTTGGACTCATCCAAAGAATGATCAATGGGGAAGTTTTACAATCGACTAGTTTTGGGTTTTCTGGTCCTTTTTTCCTTTTAGCTGTTGCATTATTTAAAGTGTTTTCTACCTCACTCACTGTTGGCTCAGGAAGTTCTGGAGGATTACTCGGTCCATCTTTTGCCATTGGTGGTATGTTAGGTGCATTTGTTGGCTCTATGGCTCAAGTGTTGTTTCCGGAATTAAATATCATCATCTTTCCGTTTCTTTTAGTAGGAATGGGATCTTTTTTTGCCGGTGTAGCTCGTGCACCGATTGCAGGAATGATTATGGTTTGCGACATGATTGGAAGTTATGAATTGTTACCTCCTCTTATGATTGTATCTGTAGTTGCCGTCGTTTTGTCTCATAGAACTTCCATTTACCGAAACCAAATCAAAAATAGATTTTTGTCTCCTTCCCATCATTGGGATATGAACCAAGACATTATGGATCGGATTCGTATCACCGATCATTTTTCTGAATTTCGTAAGTATGCAATGGTATCCGAACATCTCTCGTTGACGGAGTTACAGTCCAATGCACCCGGGATCCAAGCGAGTGATTTTATACTTGTGGGATCAGGGGAAGAGTATAAGGGAATTGTATCACTTCGAAAAAATAGAATCCTTCCGGAATTTGAAGCAGATTTAAAAAACCTGATTACTTGCGGAGAAATTGTACAAGATGTTCCCTCTGTTTGCACAAAGGACACTTTGGGTAAGGCTCTTCGCATTCTTTTAGAATATGATGTCGACAAACTTGCGATTGTTGAAGATGGTAAATGTTTAGGATATTTGAGATACATTGATTTATTCAATGCGTATCAAAATGAAGTGAAAAATAAACAACGTAAGTCAGTATGA